The Dehalococcoidia bacterium genome has a window encoding:
- the uvrC gene encoding excinuclease ABC subunit UvrC, producing the protein MSDRRSELLERVRALPERPGVYIFKDAKGRVIYVGKAARLRDRVRSYFGSPRSLEPKVRNLVSQIADLEYIVTGTAAEALVLEASLVKRYQPHFNVRLKDDKHYPYLKIDLSDPWPRVEIARRVLPDGARYFGPYASAGSVRKTLDLVKKLFPWRSCTKVITGNDPRPCLEYYIHRCLGPCAGLCSREEYERVIQQTIKFLEGRTDEVVQDLWRQMDEAAEALEFERAARLRDQIRAIQRMGERQAVDLGRYVDADVFGLAREGADACVQVFFVRGGNVIGRDHFALDGAQDEAQDAVLASFLSQFYEAATFVPELVLLPVPVREQTLLQAWLSQRRGGPVRVRVPKDGKERALVEMVTENARQSLQDMRLRLLSQRGALRQALEELAEELELPGPPARIECYDISNIQGAHAVGSMVVFVDGQPRPSEYRRFRIKATAGPNDYAMLQEVLRRRFRRARDAAARKEDEDSFAKLPDLLMVDGGKGQVSAAHDVLRDMGLGHIPLVGLAKRFEELYVVDMSEPIVLSRTSQALYLVQRIRDEAHRFAVTYHRRVRDKAGMESVLDSIPGIGPKRKRALLRKFGSLQGIREAPLDEIAATPGFTRALARKVLESI; encoded by the coding sequence GTGAGCGATAGGCGCAGCGAGCTGCTGGAGCGAGTGCGGGCGCTGCCGGAGCGTCCCGGCGTGTACATATTCAAGGACGCCAAGGGGCGGGTCATCTATGTGGGCAAGGCTGCCCGCCTGCGCGACCGTGTCCGCTCTTACTTCGGGTCTCCCCGCAGCCTGGAGCCCAAGGTCCGCAACCTGGTCTCCCAGATAGCGGACCTGGAATACATCGTCACCGGCACCGCTGCCGAGGCGCTGGTGCTGGAGGCGTCCCTGGTCAAGCGCTACCAGCCCCATTTCAACGTCCGCCTCAAGGACGACAAGCACTATCCATATCTCAAGATCGACCTGTCGGACCCCTGGCCGAGGGTCGAGATAGCGCGACGGGTTCTACCCGATGGCGCCCGCTATTTCGGCCCCTATGCCAGCGCGGGTTCGGTGCGCAAGACCCTGGACCTGGTGAAGAAGCTCTTCCCCTGGCGCTCCTGCACCAAGGTCATCACCGGCAACGATCCCCGTCCCTGTCTGGAGTACTACATACACCGTTGCCTGGGGCCTTGCGCTGGCCTGTGCAGCCGAGAGGAGTACGAGCGTGTCATTCAGCAGACCATCAAGTTCCTGGAGGGCCGCACCGACGAGGTGGTCCAGGACCTCTGGCGCCAGATGGACGAGGCGGCCGAGGCGCTGGAGTTCGAGCGGGCGGCCCGCTTGCGCGACCAAATTCGGGCCATCCAGCGCATGGGCGAACGGCAAGCCGTAGACCTGGGGCGCTATGTCGATGCCGATGTCTTCGGGCTGGCGCGAGAGGGGGCCGACGCCTGCGTGCAGGTGTTCTTCGTCCGCGGGGGCAACGTCATCGGCCGCGACCACTTCGCCCTGGACGGCGCTCAGGACGAGGCCCAGGACGCGGTGCTGGCCAGCTTCCTTTCCCAGTTCTACGAGGCGGCCACCTTCGTGCCCGAGCTGGTGCTGCTGCCGGTGCCCGTGCGCGAACAGACGCTGCTCCAGGCCTGGCTGTCGCAACGGCGAGGAGGCCCGGTGCGGGTGCGAGTGCCCAAGGACGGCAAGGAGCGGGCCCTGGTGGAGATGGTCACCGAGAACGCCCGCCAGTCCCTCCAGGACATGCGGTTGCGCCTCCTCTCCCAGCGAGGGGCGCTGCGGCAGGCGCTGGAGGAGCTGGCCGAGGAGCTGGAGCTGCCGGGCCCGCCGGCCCGCATCGAGTGCTACGACATCTCCAACATCCAGGGCGCCCATGCCGTGGGATCCATGGTGGTGTTCGTGGACGGACAGCCGCGGCCGTCGGAGTACCGCCGCTTCCGCATCAAGGCCACCGCCGGCCCGAACGACTATGCCATGCTGCAGGAGGTGTTGCGGCGGCGCTTCCGACGCGCCCGCGACGCGGCCGCTCGCAAGGAGGACGAGGACTCCTTCGCCAAGCTGCCGGACCTGCTGATGGTGGACGGGGGCAAGGGGCAGGTCTCAGCGGCCCATGACGTCCTGCGCGACATGGGGCTGGGCCACATACCGCTGGTGGGGCTGGCCAAGCGCTTCGAAGAGCTGTACGTGGTGGACATGTCCGAGCCCATCGTCCTGTCCCGCACCTCCCAGGCCCTCTACCTGGTGCAGCGCATCCGCGACGAGGCCCACCGCTTCGCCGTCACCTATCACCGGCGCGTGCGCGACAAGGCGGGGATGGAGTCGGTACTGGACTCCATACCGGGCATCGGCCCCAAGCGCAAGCGGGCGCTACTGCGCAAGTTCGGCTCGCTACAGGGCATACGCGAGGCACCCCTGGACGAGATCGCGGCCACCCCGGGCTTCACCCGTGCCCTGGCCCGCAAGGTGCTGGAGTCTATCTGA
- a CDS encoding DUF72 domain-containing protein — MAATFYVGTSGWHYYHWLGAFYPEDLPPSRWLAHYARRFATVELNNPFYRQPRAAAWDLWRRTAPEGFVFAVKANRFLTHIKRLKDVEEPLRRFLEGATRLGPHLGPILYQLPPSFHRTVENEERLARFLAILPRGLRHAIEFRHRSWLTDDTCRLLGEHGVALCCFDAPRLRTPLVATAPFAYMRFHGAEALYASNYSDEELAQWARRLAALGEGLEAVYVYFNNDACAFAVFNALALMEHLQALGQDVATPSASA, encoded by the coding sequence ATGGCGGCCACCTTCTACGTCGGGACCTCCGGCTGGCACTACTACCACTGGCTGGGGGCCTTCTACCCCGAGGACCTGCCTCCCTCCCGCTGGCTGGCCCACTACGCCCGTCGCTTCGCCACCGTCGAGCTCAACAACCCCTTCTACCGTCAGCCCAGGGCAGCCGCCTGGGACCTGTGGCGGCGGACGGCGCCCGAGGGCTTCGTCTTCGCCGTGAAGGCCAACCGCTTTCTCACCCACATCAAGCGGCTCAAGGACGTGGAGGAGCCTCTGCGACGGTTCCTGGAGGGGGCCACGCGCCTGGGGCCGCACCTGGGCCCCATCCTCTACCAGCTGCCGCCGTCCTTCCATCGAACGGTCGAGAACGAGGAGCGGCTGGCGCGCTTCCTGGCCATACTGCCGCGGGGCCTGCGCCACGCCATAGAGTTTCGCCACCGCTCCTGGCTGACCGACGATACCTGTCGTCTCCTGGGGGAACATGGGGTGGCCCTTTGCTGCTTCGATGCGCCCCGCCTGCGGACACCGCTGGTGGCTACGGCCCCCTTTGCCTACATGCGCTTCCACGGCGCCGAGGCCCTCTATGCCAGCAATTATAGCGACGAAGAGCTGGCCCAGTGGGCCCGGCGGCTGGCCGCCCTGGGGGAGGGGCTGGAGGCCGTCTACGTCTACTTCAACAACGACGCCTGCGCCTTCGCTGTCTTCAATGCGCTCGCCCTCATGGAGCATCTGCAGGCTCTGGGCCAGGACGTCGCCACCCCTTCCGCCAGCGCGTGA
- the eno gene encoding phosphopyruvate hydratase: MKIAAVHAREVLDSRGNPTLEVEVALEDGTKGRAIVPSGASTGSHEALELRDGDPARYGGKGVLRAVANVREVIGPALVGRSPFDQEAIDRLLLELDGTPNKSRLGANAVLGTSLAVAHAAAAARRLPLYQYLGGPDAHRLPLPLFNILNGGRHARGGVDFQEFMVAPVGASTFAEALRWGAEVYHALGRLLDERGLATGVGDEGGFAPALQRNEDALALVLAAIERAGRRPGDEIALALDAAASELYRDGRYHLSREGKALSSEEMVSLWEDWCARYPIVSIEDGLAEDDWDGWRLLTTRLGQDVQLVGDDLFVTNVERLRRGIEAGAANAVLVKPNQIGTLSETLQAVRLAREARYAAIISHRSGETEDTTIADLAVATGVGQIKTGAPARGERTAKYNRLLRIEEELGPRARYAGASCLAGRG; the protein is encoded by the coding sequence ATGAAGATCGCCGCTGTGCATGCCAGGGAGGTGCTGGACTCCCGCGGCAATCCTACCCTGGAGGTGGAGGTGGCCCTGGAAGACGGCACCAAAGGCCGGGCTATCGTCCCCTCTGGCGCCTCCACCGGGTCCCACGAGGCCCTGGAGCTGCGCGACGGCGACCCCGCCCGCTACGGGGGCAAGGGCGTGCTGAGAGCGGTGGCCAACGTGCGCGAGGTCATCGGCCCCGCTCTGGTGGGGCGCTCCCCCTTCGACCAGGAGGCCATCGACCGGCTCCTGCTGGAGCTGGACGGCACGCCCAACAAGTCGCGGCTGGGCGCCAATGCTGTGCTGGGCACCTCTCTGGCCGTGGCCCACGCCGCCGCCGCCGCCCGCCGCCTGCCCCTCTATCAGTATCTGGGCGGCCCCGACGCCCACCGCTTGCCCCTGCCTCTGTTCAACATCCTCAACGGCGGCCGCCACGCCCGCGGCGGGGTGGACTTTCAGGAGTTCATGGTGGCCCCCGTGGGCGCCTCCACCTTCGCCGAGGCCCTGCGCTGGGGCGCCGAGGTGTATCACGCCCTGGGTCGCCTCCTGGACGAGAGAGGACTGGCCACCGGCGTGGGCGACGAGGGCGGATTCGCCCCCGCCCTCCAGCGCAACGAGGACGCCCTGGCGCTGGTGCTCGCGGCTATCGAGCGGGCGGGCCGCCGCCCGGGCGACGAAATAGCCCTGGCCCTGGACGCCGCCGCCAGCGAGCTCTACCGCGACGGGCGCTATCATCTGTCGCGGGAAGGGAAGGCGCTCTCGTCGGAGGAAATGGTCTCCCTGTGGGAGGACTGGTGTGCTCGCTATCCCATCGTCAGCATCGAGGACGGGCTGGCCGAGGACGACTGGGACGGCTGGCGGCTACTGACGACGCGGCTGGGGCAGGACGTGCAGCTGGTGGGCGACGACCTTTTCGTCACCAACGTCGAGCGACTGCGCCGCGGCATCGAGGCGGGCGCTGCCAACGCCGTGCTCGTGAAGCCCAACCAGATCGGCACCCTCAGCGAGACGCTGCAGGCGGTGCGGCTGGCCCGTGAGGCGCGCTACGCCGCCATCATCTCCCACCGTTCGGGGGAGACAGAGGATACCACCATCGCCGACCTGGCGGTGGCTACCGGCGTGGGCCAGATCAAGACGGGCGCCCCGGCCCGGGGGGAGCGCACGGCCAAATACAACCGTCTGTTGCGGATCGAGGAGGAGCTGGGGCCGAGGGCTCGCTACGCCGGGGCCTCATGCCTGGCCGGCAGGGGCTGA
- a CDS encoding TIGR00725 family protein, producing MISVIGGENAPPEAVRLAEEVGRELARRGAVVVCGGGSGVMAAVCRGAREEGGHTIGIMPGHGPQETPPNPWVEFPIYTGIGYARNSMVVLSGEAVIAIDGSYGTLSEIAYALIHNVPIVGLETWDFSYAGHESGRIVRARDAREAVELALRLAQERRSARAKG from the coding sequence ATGATATCGGTCATCGGAGGCGAGAACGCCCCTCCCGAGGCAGTGCGTCTGGCCGAGGAGGTGGGGCGGGAGCTCGCCCGCCGCGGCGCCGTGGTGGTATGCGGCGGCGGCTCGGGGGTGATGGCCGCTGTCTGTAGGGGAGCCCGCGAGGAGGGGGGTCACACCATCGGCATAATGCCCGGCCACGGCCCCCAGGAGACCCCTCCCAACCCGTGGGTGGAGTTTCCCATTTACACCGGCATCGGCTACGCCCGCAACTCCATGGTGGTGCTCTCGGGGGAAGCGGTCATAGCCATCGATGGCTCCTACGGGACCCTCTCGGAGATCGCCTATGCCCTGATCCACAACGTGCCCATCGTGGGGCTGGAGACCTGGGACTTTTCCTATGCCGGCCACGAGTCCGGGCGCATCGTGAGGGCCCGGGACGCCCGCGAGGCGGTGGAACTGGCCCTGCGGCTGGCCCAGGAGCGTCGCTCCGCTCGTGCCAAGGGCTGA
- a CDS encoding protein-L-isoaspartate(D-aspartate) O-methyltransferase, translated as MSDEELRRAKEALLAELAASVRDRRVLEAMARVPRERFVPPELVPHAYDNRPLPIGHGQTISQPLIVALMTEALELRGHEKVLEVGTGSGYQAAILAELAREVVTVERVPELAQRAARVLAELGYQNVRVYLAGETLGWPPEAPYDAIMVTASAPRVPKSLVEQLAEGGRMVIPVGGRELQELVLVEKGPHGTRQRGLGPCGFVPLIGPEAWPAEGEPPRRG; from the coding sequence TTGAGCGATGAGGAGCTGCGCAGGGCCAAGGAGGCCCTCCTGGCCGAGCTGGCCGCCTCGGTCAGGGACCGCCGAGTTCTGGAGGCCATGGCGCGCGTGCCCCGCGAGCGCTTCGTCCCGCCGGAGCTGGTGCCCCACGCCTACGACAACCGCCCGCTGCCCATCGGCCACGGACAGACCATCTCCCAGCCCCTCATCGTGGCGCTGATGACGGAGGCCCTGGAGCTGCGAGGCCACGAGAAGGTGCTGGAGGTGGGTACCGGCTCCGGCTATCAGGCGGCCATCCTGGCCGAGCTGGCGCGCGAGGTGGTGACAGTGGAACGGGTCCCGGAGCTGGCGCAGAGGGCGGCGCGGGTCTTGGCGGAGCTGGGCTACCAGAACGTGCGGGTCTATCTGGCCGGCGAGACCCTGGGATGGCCCCCCGAGGCCCCCTACGATGCTATTATGGTCACCGCTAGTGCCCCCAGGGTGCCCAAATCGCTGGTTGAACAGCTTGCAGAGGGGGGACGCATGGTGATTCCGGTGGGAGGGCGGGAGCTGCAGGAGCTGGTGCTGGTGGAGAAGGGGCCTCACGGCACCAGGCAGCGCGGCCTGGGGCCTTGCGGCTTCGTGCCCCTCATCGGGCCGGAGGCCTGGCCAGCGGAGGGAGAGCCGCCCCGAAGGGGGTGA
- the xerD gene encoding site-specific tyrosine recombinase XerD: protein MAVGMQRRPAPALGDGLARFLHYLEVEKGASANTIAAYRNDLQQLADFIGGKLGPEASWGAVDRALIQDFILEMRRRGYTDTSVARKVAAIRSFFSFLVAEGLVRRNPTDGLASPRINKSLPRAISPNEVDELLEQPARRDTPEARRDQAMLELLYATGMRVTELVSLDVSDVHLGPAPFVRCRGKGGKERSIPIHEHAAEALRLYLEEARPLLARDRSEQALFLNRRGERLTRQGFWLILKGYAAQAGLGKQVTPHTLRHSFATHMLRGGMPLRDLQELLGHASIATTQVYTHLTRDHLREAYQKAHPRAS, encoded by the coding sequence ATGGCGGTCGGGATGCAGCGCAGGCCCGCGCCTGCCCTGGGCGATGGCCTGGCCCGCTTCCTCCACTACCTGGAGGTAGAGAAGGGGGCGTCGGCCAACACCATCGCTGCCTACCGCAACGACCTCCAGCAGCTCGCCGACTTCATTGGGGGGAAGCTGGGGCCTGAGGCCTCTTGGGGGGCCGTGGACAGGGCCCTGATCCAGGACTTCATCCTGGAGATGCGCCGCCGGGGCTACACCGATACGTCGGTGGCCCGCAAGGTGGCTGCCATCCGCTCCTTCTTCTCCTTCCTGGTGGCGGAGGGGCTGGTCCGTCGCAACCCCACCGACGGACTGGCCTCGCCGCGCATCAACAAGTCCCTGCCCAGGGCTATCTCCCCTAATGAGGTCGACGAGCTGCTGGAGCAACCGGCCCGTCGCGACACCCCCGAGGCGCGGCGGGACCAGGCGATGCTGGAGCTCCTCTATGCCACCGGCATGCGCGTGACGGAGCTGGTCTCGTTGGACGTGAGCGACGTCCACCTGGGCCCGGCGCCCTTCGTCCGCTGTCGGGGTAAAGGGGGCAAGGAACGCAGCATCCCCATCCACGAGCACGCCGCCGAGGCCCTGCGCCTCTACCTGGAGGAGGCGCGACCCTTGCTGGCGCGCGACCGGTCGGAGCAGGCCCTCTTCCTCAACCGCCGGGGAGAGCGGCTGACCCGACAGGGCTTCTGGCTCATCCTGAAGGGCTATGCCGCCCAGGCCGGCCTGGGGAAGCAGGTGACGCCTCACACCTTGCGTCACAGCTTCGCCACCCACATGTTGCGGGGCGGCATGCCACTGCGCGACCTTCAGGAGCTGCTGGGCCATGCCAGCATCGCCACCACTCAGGTGTACACGCACCTGACTCGGGATCACCTGCGGGAAGCGTACCAGAAGGCACACCCCAGGGCATCCTAG
- a CDS encoding cupredoxin domain-containing protein, with amino-acid sequence MRLDITKLPMDLLVLGGLAMAVMATFLIAFALTVGEGGGGETAAEGGQGPAGPPVTAAEIRAVRSIRFNTNQLVIAAGQDVTIHFINEDTGQVHDFTVWRDRTASERLAGTRTCTAPCDETISVNLPAGRYFFNCTVHPQQMTGTLFVQ; translated from the coding sequence ATGCGGCTGGACATCACCAAGCTACCGATGGACCTGCTGGTGCTGGGAGGGCTGGCCATGGCCGTCATGGCCACCTTCCTCATCGCCTTCGCCCTGACGGTGGGCGAAGGGGGCGGCGGCGAGACAGCGGCGGAAGGTGGTCAGGGGCCGGCCGGGCCGCCTGTCACCGCCGCCGAGATCCGCGCGGTGCGCTCCATCCGCTTCAACACCAACCAGTTGGTCATCGCGGCCGGGCAGGACGTCACCATCCACTTCATCAACGAAGACACGGGCCAGGTGCACGACTTCACCGTCTGGCGCGACCGCACCGCTAGCGAGCGGCTGGCCGGCACCCGCACCTGCACCGCACCCTGCGACGAGACCATCAGCGTGAACCTGCCCGCAGGGCGTTATTTCTTCAACTGCACCGTGCACCCCCAGCAGATGACGGGGACCCTGTTCGTACAGTAG
- a CDS encoding glycoside hydrolase family 15 protein, with protein sequence MTYRPIEDYGAVGDMRTAALVSSGGSVDWLCLPRFDSPSVFAALLDDARGGRFRLAPVGAFDSRQSYLQDTNVLVTTFSSPEAEVAITDFMTVDAPAPELVRIVRCLRGAARMELEFSPALDYARGRTSLRPLGPRAVLASDGHQGLALSSSVALTVPDGTAGAHFLLREGETAAFLLQWGETAPPPLEMEAVDDKLRRAIDFWRDVSREWTYRGHWPDLVKRSLLALHLLLYAPSGAMCAALTTSLPEHLGGARNWDYRYCWLRDSAFAIDLFHRLGHREHTLPFLRWLALAQEEGASLRPLYPITYHRDPAELHEEVLDHLEGYSGSRPVRIGNAAADQFQLDVYGELVLAIYSYHRQGGQVDDALWTLVHSLVEGALSRWQEPDSGIWEIRSQPRHFVVSKVMAWAALDRGIRLAEALHRPADLGRWRKARDAIRQEVLERGWDGRRGTFVQSYGGQALDAALLLLPLVGFLSPDDPRAVATVEAIRRELGDVFLRRYLPEEAPDGLDEEEGAFLLCSLWLAQALGLMGRAREALHIFQRVAALGRGLGLYAEMVDPHTGRFLGNYPQAYTHIALVDTALVLDRVLAGSPDLLAPAGREE encoded by the coding sequence ATGACCTATAGGCCCATCGAGGACTACGGCGCCGTGGGCGATATGCGCACGGCGGCCCTTGTCAGCAGCGGGGGCTCAGTCGACTGGCTGTGCCTGCCCCGCTTCGATTCTCCCAGCGTCTTCGCCGCTCTCCTGGACGACGCCCGCGGCGGCCGCTTCCGCCTGGCGCCGGTGGGGGCCTTCGACAGCCGCCAGTCCTACCTGCAGGACACGAATGTGCTGGTGACCACTTTCTCTTCCCCGGAGGCGGAAGTGGCCATCACCGACTTCATGACGGTGGACGCCCCCGCGCCGGAGCTGGTGCGCATCGTCCGCTGCCTTCGTGGCGCCGCCCGAATGGAACTTGAGTTCTCCCCGGCCCTGGACTACGCCCGAGGCCGCACCTCTCTGCGACCCCTGGGCCCTCGTGCCGTGCTGGCCAGCGATGGGCATCAGGGCCTGGCCCTCTCCTCCTCGGTGGCCCTGACGGTGCCCGACGGCACGGCAGGCGCCCACTTCCTGCTGCGAGAGGGCGAGACGGCCGCCTTCCTGCTGCAATGGGGCGAGACCGCGCCCCCGCCGCTGGAGATGGAGGCGGTGGACGATAAGCTGCGGCGGGCCATAGATTTCTGGCGCGATGTGTCCCGGGAGTGGACCTACCGGGGCCACTGGCCCGACCTGGTGAAGCGCTCGCTGCTGGCCCTGCACCTGCTCCTGTATGCGCCCTCGGGCGCCATGTGCGCCGCCCTCACCACCTCCCTGCCGGAGCACCTGGGCGGCGCTCGCAACTGGGACTACCGGTACTGCTGGCTCCGCGACTCGGCCTTCGCCATCGACTTGTTCCACCGCCTGGGCCATCGCGAGCATACCCTGCCCTTCCTGCGGTGGCTGGCCCTGGCTCAGGAAGAAGGCGCCAGCCTTCGCCCTTTGTACCCCATCACCTATCACCGCGACCCGGCCGAACTGCACGAGGAGGTGCTGGACCACCTGGAGGGCTACAGCGGCTCGCGGCCCGTGCGCATCGGCAACGCCGCCGCCGACCAGTTTCAGCTGGACGTCTACGGCGAGCTGGTGCTGGCCATATACTCCTACCACCGACAGGGCGGGCAGGTGGACGATGCCCTCTGGACGCTGGTGCACTCCCTGGTGGAGGGGGCCCTCTCCCGGTGGCAGGAACCCGACAGCGGCATCTGGGAGATCCGCTCCCAGCCGCGCCACTTCGTCGTCTCCAAGGTGATGGCCTGGGCCGCCCTGGACAGGGGCATAAGGCTGGCCGAGGCCCTCCACCGCCCGGCCGACCTGGGGCGCTGGCGAAAGGCCCGCGACGCCATCCGCCAGGAGGTGCTGGAACGGGGCTGGGACGGGCGGCGGGGCACCTTCGTGCAGAGCTACGGCGGGCAGGCGCTGGACGCCGCCTTGCTGTTGCTGCCCCTGGTGGGCTTCCTGTCCCCCGACGACCCGCGGGCCGTGGCGACGGTGGAGGCCATTCGCCGGGAGCTGGGGGACGTGTTCCTGCGCCGCTACCTGCCCGAGGAGGCCCCCGACGGCCTGGACGAGGAGGAGGGTGCCTTCCTCCTCTGCAGCCTGTGGCTCGCGCAGGCCCTGGGCCTCATGGGCAGGGCACGGGAGGCCCTGCACATCTTCCAGCGGGTGGCGGCCCTAGGCCGCGGCCTTGGCCTCTACGCCGAAATGGTGGATCCGCACACGGGCCGCTTTCTGGGGAACTATCCCCAGGCCTACACCCACATCGCCTTGGTGGACACGGCCCTCGTGCTGGACCGCGTCCTGGCAGGCAGCCCCGACCTGCTGGCCCCTGCCGGCCGAGAGGAATGA